The following are encoded together in the Desulfurispira natronophila genome:
- the mnmA gene encoding tRNA 2-thiouridine(34) synthase MnmA — translation MSKRVLVAMSGGVDSSITAKLLQEEGYQVEGAYMKLHGLEANHRESIRKVDKVAAHLGIPYHVLDRQQQFQELVYQPFIDIYRQGQTPNPCTFCNRTIKFGELLDFAHSLGCHYLATGHYIQCDGQFFYQAEDNSKDQSYFLFNVPRQNLLFLLFPLAQRLKSDVKAMAASIPPLQELASQAESNEICFVEDSYLDVLRQHLDGVDRPGDVVDETGKVVGRHRGYMHYTIGQRKGFDVPLSHTPLYVKQIDPQYNRIVVATKEAITCSTFTLRDVNLFFDPPAEGFDCQVKVRYRHAKVPAHITVQGTGATVQLQEPEKAIAPGQAAVFYDDRRLLGGGYIC, via the coding sequence ATGAGTAAGCGCGTACTGGTTGCCATGTCAGGAGGGGTTGATTCCTCCATAACTGCCAAACTCCTGCAGGAGGAGGGATATCAGGTTGAGGGAGCCTACATGAAGCTTCACGGCCTGGAAGCCAACCACCGGGAGAGTATCCGCAAAGTAGACAAGGTCGCCGCCCACCTGGGCATTCCCTACCATGTGCTGGATCGGCAGCAGCAGTTTCAGGAGCTGGTCTACCAGCCGTTTATCGATATCTACCGCCAGGGGCAGACCCCCAACCCCTGCACATTTTGCAACCGGACCATCAAGTTTGGTGAATTACTGGACTTTGCCCACTCCCTAGGCTGCCACTATCTGGCTACTGGTCACTACATTCAGTGTGATGGTCAGTTTTTTTATCAGGCTGAGGATAACAGCAAGGACCAGAGTTACTTTCTGTTCAATGTCCCGCGCCAAAACCTGCTCTTCCTCCTCTTTCCCCTGGCCCAGCGCCTCAAAAGCGACGTCAAGGCCATGGCCGCCAGCATCCCGCCTCTGCAGGAACTGGCGAGTCAGGCAGAAAGTAACGAAATCTGCTTTGTCGAAGACAGCTACCTGGACGTCCTGCGCCAGCACCTTGACGGTGTGGACCGGCCCGGTGATGTCGTAGATGAAACCGGCAAGGTAGTGGGACGCCATCGAGGCTATATGCACTATACCATTGGTCAGCGCAAGGGGTTTGATGTTCCCCTCTCCCACACTCCCCTCTACGTTAAACAGATTGATCCGCAGTACAACCGTATCGTCGTCGCCACCAAAGAAGCCATTACCTGCTCCACCTTTACACTGCGCGACGTCAATCTCTTCTTCGACCCTCCCGCCGAGGGCTTTGACTGCCAGGTGAAAGTGCGCTATCGCCACGCCAAAGTACCCGCCCACATCACGGTGCAGGGCACTGGAGCCACGGTGCAGCTGCAGGAGCCGGAAAAAGCCATAGCTCCCGGTCAGGCAGCGGTGTTCTATGATGATCGTCGCTTGCTGGGAGGCGGCTACATCTGCTGA
- the cysK gene encoding cysteine synthase A, with translation MGKVFSDNAQSIGHTPLVRLNRIDSNGKATILAKIEGRNPAYSVKCRIGAAMIWDAEERGILKSGVEIIEPTSGNTGIALAYVAAARGYRLTLTMPETMSIERRRVLAAFGANLVLTPGPEGMKGAVKRAEEIAASDPQRYFLPQQFKNPANPAIHEKTTGPEIWEDTEGAVDVLVSGVGTGGTITGVSRYFKQTRGQSLLSVAVEPRESPVISQQLAGQDLKPGPHKIQGIGAGFIPDILDLSVVDRVEAAGIEEAVEFSRRLASEEGILSGISSGAAAAVAVRLAQQDEFAGKTIVVVLPDAGERYLSTVLFEDIGI, from the coding sequence ATGGGAAAAGTATTCAGTGATAACGCCCAGTCAATCGGACACACGCCCCTGGTACGACTGAACCGCATCGACAGCAACGGTAAAGCTACTATTCTCGCCAAAATAGAAGGCCGTAACCCCGCCTACTCCGTCAAGTGCCGCATCGGCGCCGCCATGATCTGGGACGCTGAGGAGCGCGGAATTCTTAAATCCGGTGTTGAGATTATTGAGCCCACCAGTGGGAATACCGGCATTGCTCTGGCCTATGTGGCCGCCGCCCGCGGCTACCGCCTGACTCTGACCATGCCCGAGACCATGAGCATTGAGCGTCGTCGCGTACTGGCAGCTTTTGGCGCCAACCTGGTGCTGACACCCGGCCCCGAAGGCATGAAAGGTGCCGTCAAGCGGGCCGAAGAGATCGCCGCCTCCGACCCTCAGCGCTACTTCCTGCCCCAGCAGTTCAAAAACCCCGCCAACCCGGCCATTCACGAAAAGACCACCGGACCGGAGATCTGGGAAGATACTGAGGGCGCAGTAGATGTGCTTGTTTCCGGTGTAGGAACCGGGGGAACCATTACCGGTGTTTCCCGCTACTTCAAGCAGACCCGCGGACAATCACTGCTGAGTGTAGCCGTAGAGCCACGGGAAAGCCCGGTTATCAGCCAGCAGCTGGCAGGGCAGGATCTCAAGCCTGGTCCCCACAAAATACAGGGGATAGGCGCAGGCTTTATTCCCGATATCCTGGATCTCTCCGTGGTAGACCGGGTAGAGGCCGCTGGCATTGAGGAAGCGGTGGAATTCTCCCGCCGCCTGGCCAGTGAAGAGGGCATCCTCAGCGGTATCTCCTCCGGTGCCGCCGCTGCGGTGGCCGTGCGCCTGGCGCAGCAGGACGAGTTTGCCGGGAAGACCATAGTGGTGGTTCTCCCCGACGCCGGAGAGCGCTATCTTTCCACCGTGCTTTTCGAAGACATAGGTATCTAG